Proteins encoded by one window of Mustela erminea isolate mMusErm1 chromosome 7, mMusErm1.Pri, whole genome shotgun sequence:
- the C7H20orf202 gene encoding uncharacterized protein C20orf202 homolog, protein MILLAADFGLWSRWALSDLARPHSLPEAGRRPYKSKVPRAHQQVNVNSSSKDTEMKTEEPTASLGQTLEWLRKELADMQVQDQRLLLTLRHLHSVLEELRTESAHWEDSRSSGGTSPVRARAGSEARGHPPISTKRLAQLLQGVESRRSSLP, encoded by the exons ATGATCCTGTTGGCAGCAGACTTTGGACTCTGGAGCCGCTGGGCACTGAG TGACTTAGCCAGACCCCACTCCCTCCCGGAAGCAGGTAGGAGACCGTATAAATCAAAGGTCCCTCGGGCCCATCAGCAGGTCAACGTCAACAGTTCCTCCAAGGACACTGAGATGAAAACAGAAGAGCCAACCGCAAGTCTTGGGCAGACCCTGGAGTGGCTGAGAAAGGAGCTG GCCGATATGCAAGTTCAAGACCAGAGACTCCTGCTCACACTGAGGCATCTTCACAGTGTCCTGGAGGAGCTGCGCACTGAGAGTGCCCACTGGGAGGACTCCAGGTCCAGTGGAGGGACGTCCCCCGTCAGAGCTCGAGCAGGCTCTGAAGCCAGGGGTCATCCTCCCATCTCCACCAAGAGGCTCGCCCAGCTCCTCCAAGGGGTGGAGAGCAGACGAAGCTCCCTCCCTTAA